TATGATCAATTACCCGGAAACCCACATCAAAATAGTAACCAAGAAAGAAGACCTGGCTTTCCTTGACCTGTTGAAAGACAAGGCAAGAATAACAGTTATGTCCAGAGATCTCACTCCGGAAGAGAAAAAAGCTTATGAAGAGCAGGTAGACCTGAAGTTTCTTCCCGCTAAATTTGCCGCAGACGCAGTAGTATTTGTCGTTCCAAAAGATTCCCCGAAGCAGAGTATTTCAATGGATGAAATTAAAAATGGATTAGAATCCGATGCCAAGAATTTTATTTTTGACGGAACAAACTCTAGCAACCTTAATTTTGTTGCCCAGAAATTGAAAAAACAGCCTAAAGACCTGAAATTTTCTATCATTCCAGGAAACCAGAACATTATTGAAGAACTAGGGAAATATCCTGATAAAATAGGCGTTATCGGCCTTAATACATTCAGTCGCCCTTATGATAAGACTTCCGAGAAGCTAAGAGATATGGTGAAGATTCTTCCGATAGAAAATGAAGGAAAAATCTATACGGTTGATAATACTAATCTTCGTGAAATGACCTATCCTTTTACCCGCGTTCTTTATTTTTTAACCAATGAAGGAAACTTTAATATTGCTAACGGATTTATCAGGTATTCATGTACGCAGCTAGGTCA
The genomic region above belongs to Chryseobacterium shigense and contains:
- a CDS encoding PstS family phosphate ABC transporter substrate-binding protein is translated as MRNSLKITLLSLVSIIAVSCKKEDKSPSYHKGDLTILTDESFKSVTEALADGYMINYPETHIKIVTKKEDLAFLDLLKDKARITVMSRDLTPEEKKAYEEQVDLKFLPAKFAADAVVFVVPKDSPKQSISMDEIKNGLESDAKNFIFDGTNSSNLNFVAQKLKKQPKDLKFSIIPGNQNIIEELGKYPDKIGVIGLNTFSRPYDKTSEKLRDMVKILPIENEGKIYTVDNTNLREMTYPFTRVLYFLTNEGNFNIANGFIRYSCTQLGQMIVQKEGLQPYNIYKREVQMR